In Kushneria marisflavi, the following are encoded in one genomic region:
- the dapA gene encoding 4-hydroxy-tetrahydrodipicolinate synthase, whose translation MITGSMVALATPMKADGAIDWDALRHLVGWHLEHGTDAIVAAGTTGEPTTMSFAEHFDVIRTVVETVNGRVPVIAGTGANATAEAVELARYAKEVGADYCLSVTPYYNRPTQEGLYQHFKAVAQACDLPVIMYNVPSRTGVDLYNETAHRLAAIDNIVGLKDATGNLERAEDLIERLKGHDFALYSGDDPTACEFMLAGGHGAISVSANVAPRAMHELCVAATAGDYDRAHQINTRLMPLHSVLGIEANPIPVKWALNQLGLMESGIRLPLTWLSERYQSTVAEALQLAGVMDQ comes from the coding sequence ATGATCACTGGCAGCATGGTCGCTCTGGCGACGCCCATGAAAGCCGATGGGGCCATCGACTGGGACGCCCTGAGGCATCTTGTAGGCTGGCATCTCGAGCACGGCACCGATGCCATCGTGGCGGCCGGTACGACCGGTGAACCGACCACCATGAGCTTTGCCGAGCACTTCGATGTGATTCGCACGGTGGTGGAAACGGTCAATGGCCGGGTGCCTGTCATTGCAGGTACCGGTGCCAATGCCACGGCAGAAGCCGTGGAACTGGCACGTTATGCCAAAGAGGTTGGGGCCGATTACTGCCTGTCGGTCACCCCCTATTACAACCGCCCGACCCAGGAAGGGCTATACCAGCATTTCAAGGCCGTGGCCCAGGCCTGCGATCTGCCGGTCATCATGTATAACGTCCCCAGCCGTACCGGTGTGGATCTTTACAACGAGACTGCACATCGTCTGGCAGCCATCGACAACATCGTGGGGCTCAAGGATGCGACCGGTAATCTCGAGCGCGCCGAGGACCTGATCGAGCGTCTCAAGGGGCATGACTTTGCCCTTTACTCCGGCGATGACCCGACGGCCTGCGAATTCATGCTCGCTGGTGGTCATGGTGCCATATCGGTCTCGGCCAATGTGGCACCGCGAGCAATGCACGAGCTTTGTGTTGCCGCGACCGCCGGTGACTATGACCGTGCCCACCAGATCAATACTCGTCTGATGCCGCTGCATTCGGTATTGGGCATCGAAGCCAATCCGATCCCGGTCAAATGGGCGCTCAATCAGCTTGGTCTGATGGAAAGCGGTATTCGACTACCCCTGACCTGGCTTTCCGAACGATACCAATCCACCGTAGCCGAGGCGCTGCAGCTGGCCGGAGTGATGGATCAATGA
- the scpB gene encoding SMC-Scp complex subunit ScpB: MTPPLDHILEGVMLAAGEPLTLERLEAVFDDNDRPGRRALREALSTLEARLTQSALVLEETASGFRLRVRDGLSPWVSRLWDERPQRYSRALLETLALIAYRQPVTRADIEDVRGVSVSASIMRTLVERGWVRVVGHRDVPGRPAVYATTRSFLDDFGLRTLDALPPISAVKEGETVDWLEQLTPNASTPEPTVKAGEEVPDGERSHLSAEGDTPADSQVSGEYPASDEQVTSGERAGHSTMNHDAADNGSSNTEDVLTDSTKGEQRPSERSSIETPMPSRQSPSLDEIGQRLAERLRDQADRDGPDAGSDEKSTQTSYPED; this comes from the coding sequence ATGACGCCCCCGCTTGATCATATCCTTGAAGGCGTAATGCTGGCGGCCGGTGAGCCGCTGACGCTCGAGCGACTGGAGGCGGTCTTCGATGACAACGACCGCCCCGGGCGTCGAGCGCTGCGCGAAGCACTATCGACGCTGGAAGCGCGCCTCACGCAGAGTGCGCTGGTGCTTGAAGAGACCGCCTCCGGTTTTCGTCTGCGCGTGCGCGATGGACTTTCCCCTTGGGTGTCACGACTCTGGGATGAGCGCCCGCAACGCTATTCGCGCGCGCTACTGGAGACGCTGGCCCTGATTGCCTATCGCCAGCCGGTCACGCGTGCCGATATTGAAGACGTCAGGGGCGTGTCGGTCAGCGCCTCGATCATGCGCACCCTGGTTGAGCGGGGCTGGGTGCGGGTTGTGGGGCATCGCGATGTACCCGGGCGCCCGGCGGTCTATGCGACGACCAGGAGCTTTCTTGATGATTTCGGCCTGCGCACGCTGGATGCCCTGCCGCCCATCAGTGCGGTAAAAGAAGGGGAAACCGTTGACTGGCTTGAGCAACTCACGCCCAATGCGTCCACGCCAGAGCCCACGGTGAAAGCCGGGGAAGAAGTTCCCGACGGTGAGCGCTCTCACCTGAGTGCCGAGGGTGACACGCCTGCCGATAGCCAGGTCAGTGGTGAATATCCAGCCAGCGATGAACAGGTAACCAGCGGTGAGCGCGCTGGCCACAGCACCATGAATCATGACGCTGCCGATAACGGCAGCAGCAATACCGAGGATGTGCTGACTGACTCGACGAAAGGGGAGCAGAGACCATCCGAACGCTCGTCGATTGAGACGCCGATGCCTTCACGTCAGAGCCCGAGTCTTGATGAGATCGGTCAACGACTGGCCGAGCGACTGCGCGACCAGGCAGATCGCGACGGCCCGGATGCTGGGTCCGATGAGAAATCGACGCAAACCAGTTACCCAGAAGATTGA
- the pqqC gene encoding pyrroloquinoline-quinone synthase PqqC — translation MSSYQDALTEVTEPMSVEALEARLREIGEARYHHRHPFQLALQGGELDRCQVRAWALNRYYYQAMIPIKDATLMARLGDPEWRREWRSRLVDHDGEAPGEGGIERWLKLTDGLGLEREMVRSTRRILPTTRFAVEAYTHFVRDRTLLEAVASSLTELFSPMVIGTRVSGMLEHYDFVSEETLDYFRPRLTQAPHDAERALAYVREHARRADQQQAVLEALVFKCDVLWTMLDALQHAYVEGHRPPGAWDGKTGLIAGATP, via the coding sequence GTGAGTTCGTATCAGGACGCCCTGACGGAAGTGACCGAGCCGATGAGTGTCGAGGCGCTGGAAGCGCGTCTGCGCGAGATCGGTGAGGCGCGCTATCACCACCGCCACCCGTTCCAGCTTGCGCTGCAAGGTGGTGAGCTTGATCGCTGCCAGGTACGGGCCTGGGCGCTTAATCGTTATTACTATCAGGCGATGATCCCCATCAAGGATGCCACCCTGATGGCGCGTTTGGGGGACCCTGAATGGCGGCGCGAGTGGCGCAGCCGACTGGTCGATCATGACGGTGAGGCGCCCGGTGAAGGCGGCATTGAGCGATGGCTGAAACTCACCGACGGGCTGGGGCTAGAGCGTGAGATGGTGCGCTCGACCCGGCGCATCCTGCCGACAACGCGTTTCGCGGTAGAGGCCTATACGCATTTTGTGCGTGACCGCACGCTGCTGGAGGCGGTGGCCTCCTCGCTGACCGAGCTGTTTTCGCCCATGGTGATCGGCACTCGGGTCTCGGGCATGCTCGAGCACTACGACTTTGTCTCCGAGGAGACGCTGGATTATTTTCGTCCGCGTCTGACACAGGCGCCGCACGATGCCGAACGGGCGCTGGCCTATGTGCGCGAGCACGCCAGGCGTGCCGACCAGCAGCAGGCCGTGCTGGAGGCACTGGTGTTCAAGTGTGATGTGCTCTGGACGATGCTGGACGCACTTCAGCATGCCTATGTGGAAGGTCATCGACCGCCGGGCGCCTGGGATGGCAAAACCGGCCTGATCGCAGGAGCCACGCCTTGA
- the pqqE gene encoding pyrroloquinoline quinone biosynthesis protein PqqE, which translates to MSDVVPTNRPVPPPMGLLAELTHRCPLQCPYCSNPVELERRNEELDTAGWQRVLREAAALGVLQVHLSGGEPAARPDLVELVETCAREGLYSNLITAGVSITPERLTALDAAGLDHVQLSFQGADDTVTEHVSGMRGAFDKKCAFAGEVRKRGLPLTINVVVHRANIHQIEDFIDLALNLGAERLELAHAQYYGWALHNRGALMPRRADVMTALRTVEAAQARLKGRLAIDSVVPDYYAHFPKPCMNGWGQQTINVTPSGLGLPCHAAQTIPGLEFWSVREHSLSDVWYHSPAFNAFRGTDFLPDTCQSCDRLDIDHGGCRCQALMITGDARQMDPVCQYSPWHEEIQTLTLEEAGRDEPFAYRRFARTGRPA; encoded by the coding sequence ATGAGTGATGTGGTTCCGACCAACAGGCCCGTCCCGCCGCCCATGGGGCTGCTGGCCGAGCTGACGCACCGTTGCCCGCTGCAGTGCCCCTACTGCTCCAATCCGGTCGAGCTTGAACGCCGTAATGAGGAGCTGGATACCGCCGGCTGGCAGCGCGTGCTGCGTGAGGCCGCCGCACTGGGCGTGCTGCAGGTACACCTTTCAGGCGGCGAGCCGGCAGCCCGGCCGGATCTGGTCGAGCTGGTCGAAACCTGCGCTCGTGAAGGGCTCTATTCGAATTTGATCACTGCCGGCGTCAGTATTACACCGGAGCGGCTAACGGCGCTCGACGCTGCCGGGCTGGATCACGTTCAGCTCTCTTTCCAGGGCGCCGATGATACCGTCACCGAACATGTTTCGGGGATGCGGGGGGCGTTTGATAAAAAATGTGCCTTCGCCGGTGAGGTTCGAAAGCGGGGGCTGCCCCTGACCATCAACGTGGTGGTTCATCGCGCCAATATTCACCAGATTGAAGACTTTATCGATCTGGCCCTGAATCTGGGCGCTGAGCGTCTGGAGCTGGCGCATGCCCAGTATTACGGCTGGGCGCTGCATAATCGTGGGGCGCTGATGCCGCGTCGTGCCGACGTCATGACGGCGCTTCGAACCGTGGAGGCCGCCCAGGCTCGCCTCAAGGGTCGTCTGGCGATCGACTCGGTCGTGCCGGATTACTACGCCCATTTTCCCAAGCCCTGCATGAACGGCTGGGGCCAGCAGACGATCAACGTCACGCCCTCGGGGCTGGGATTGCCATGCCACGCGGCACAGACGATTCCGGGGCTCGAATTCTGGAGCGTGCGCGAGCACAGCCTTTCGGATGTCTGGTATCACTCGCCGGCCTTCAATGCCTTTCGCGGGACTGATTTTCTGCCCGATACCTGCCAGAGCTGCGATCGTCTCGACATCGATCATGGTGGCTGTCGCTGTCAGGCGCTGATGATCACCGGTGACGCTCGACAGATGGATCCGGTATGCCAGTATTCGCCCTGGCATGAGGAGATCCAGACGCTGACACTCGAAGAGGCCGGTCGCGACGAGCCTTTCGCCTATCGCCGTTTTGCGAGAACCGGACGGCCTGCCTGA
- a CDS encoding peroxiredoxin: MSITPGAPAPDITLEATGGTDFNPTTFKGEQVVLYFYPKDATPGCTTEGQDFRDRMADFEQAGTRVFGVSRDSLRRHENFKEKQGFPFELVSDPEETLCRAFDVIKLKKLYGKEHEGIERSTFLIDREGNIAAQWRKVKVAGHVDEVLAAAKALNADQ; this comes from the coding sequence ATGAGCATCACCCCTGGCGCCCCCGCCCCGGACATCACACTGGAGGCCACTGGCGGAACAGATTTCAACCCGACTACCTTCAAGGGTGAGCAGGTTGTGCTTTATTTCTATCCAAAGGATGCCACGCCCGGCTGTACAACTGAGGGGCAGGATTTTCGCGACCGCATGGCCGACTTCGAGCAGGCCGGCACGCGTGTTTTTGGCGTTTCGCGAGACTCGCTTCGCCGACATGAAAACTTCAAGGAGAAGCAGGGTTTCCCCTTCGAGCTGGTCAGTGACCCGGAGGAAACCCTGTGTCGCGCCTTCGATGTCATCAAGCTCAAGAAGCTTTATGGCAAGGAGCACGAAGGCATCGAACGCAGTACCTTTCTGATCGACCGGGAAGGCAACATTGCCGCCCAGTGGCGCAAGGTCAAGGTGGCAGGACACGTCGACGAAGTACTGGCCGCAGCGAAAGCCCTCAACGCCGACCAATAA
- a CDS encoding sulfurtransferase TusA family protein yields the protein MALETFEDIGQMKQAADLVLDATGLDCPMPLLKARQALASLAEGQYLYVICTDPGSWRDFESFAAHTAHQLAGRRQEGDTWYYVLIKGC from the coding sequence GTGGCATTGGAAACATTCGAGGATATCGGGCAGATGAAACAGGCTGCCGATCTGGTGCTGGATGCCACCGGACTGGATTGCCCCATGCCGCTTTTAAAGGCGCGTCAGGCGCTGGCGTCATTGGCAGAAGGGCAGTATCTGTACGTGATCTGCACGGACCCGGGGTCGTGGCGTGATTTTGAAAGTTTCGCGGCGCATACGGCGCATCAGCTTGCCGGGCGTCGGCAAGAGGGTGATACCTGGTACTACGTACTGATCAAGGGATGCTGA
- the pqqB gene encoding pyrroloquinoline quinone biosynthesis protein PqqB has product MKSEHDRARRLRVRVLGAAAGGGLPQWNCCCNVCRLARTAPQRVVPRTQSSIAVSVDGQQWALINCAPEVLAQLQREPTLQPRGHDRHTPIQSILVTNGDVDHVAGLLSLRERSPFRLYATPEIHGVLRDNPIFNVLAADCVQRCDVALDSRIELLPGLMATVFAVPGKTALYLEGDKVDIGAEGESTVGVEFELDGQRLYYIPGCATVTPRLAERLDGAAALLFDGTLWRDDEMILASVGQKTGQRMGHMSMSGEAGSMKALSDVVIDRRIFIHINNTNPVLIEDSPERREAEGAGWEIAFDGMEITS; this is encoded by the coding sequence TTGAAGAGTGAACATGACAGGGCGCGGCGTTTGCGCGTTCGCGTACTGGGGGCGGCCGCCGGTGGCGGCCTGCCTCAATGGAACTGCTGTTGCAACGTCTGTCGCCTCGCCCGCACCGCCCCTCAACGCGTTGTCCCTAGGACCCAGTCCTCGATTGCCGTCTCGGTCGATGGGCAGCAGTGGGCGCTGATCAACTGTGCCCCGGAAGTGCTCGCCCAGCTGCAGCGTGAACCGACGCTTCAGCCCAGGGGGCATGATCGCCATACGCCGATTCAATCGATTCTGGTCACCAATGGTGACGTGGACCACGTGGCGGGTCTTTTGAGCCTGCGCGAACGCTCCCCGTTTCGACTCTATGCCACGCCCGAGATTCACGGCGTGCTGCGTGACAACCCGATTTTCAACGTGCTGGCCGCCGACTGCGTCCAGCGCTGTGATGTGGCGCTTGATAGCCGTATCGAGCTGCTGCCCGGCCTGATGGCGACGGTTTTTGCCGTGCCCGGCAAGACCGCGCTCTATCTGGAAGGGGATAAGGTCGACATCGGTGCCGAAGGGGAGTCCACCGTGGGTGTCGAGTTCGAACTCGATGGCCAGCGACTTTATTATATTCCCGGCTGCGCCACCGTGACGCCGCGTCTGGCGGAGCGGCTCGATGGGGCCGCGGCATTGCTCTTTGATGGCACCCTGTGGCGCGATGACGAAATGATTCTTGCCAGTGTCGGTCAAAAGACCGGTCAGCGCATGGGTCATATGTCGATGTCAGGGGAGGCGGGCAGCATGAAGGCGCTGTCCGATGTAGTCATTGATCGGCGCATCTTTATTCACATCAATAACACCAATCCCGTCCTGATCGAGGACAGCCCTGAACGGCGAGAGGCCGAAGGTGCCGGTTGGGAGATTGCCTTTGACGGCATGGAGATTACTTCGTGA
- a CDS encoding M48 family metalloprotease, with the protein MSRLTHFRCIITAVLLFGSVTTSVTAPAGQLPTLGDATGSYSSQEEFRLGRAWLREFRAHVGQWRDPITQDYLNTLVARLLPNSQLGDITPLVTLVSSRTLNAFAVPGGVIGINTGLFAYAPDQDAFASVIAHEMGHLSQHHFAREMARNERTQLPTMAAMLAGMVLAAGGGGNLGIATMAGTQAAAMQSQLSYSRRYEQEADRVGLQAMARSGMDPTAMPRMFATMQRLSSMQGNTPPEFLLTHPMTESRLSDTTSLAQQYRTNNISDPGPEYDLIRARAMLAMNMSDPGFVRTRLEQDKAHPIALRYLDALNDSINQRPDQALATFDQLAREAPDILMLPASAADAALDAGRREDAIRRCERILRLTPDYYPARIIQAEAQLGINPETAFQSLRALADTHAEDPDVWNLLSEAAGRSNREDWGHLALAEQLQLKGDIEGGLEQLTLAEKASQQNGDYALTSRIRERRKDFKQYQETLEKFR; encoded by the coding sequence ATGTCAAGGCTCACGCATTTTCGATGCATTATCACAGCAGTCCTGCTGTTTGGTAGTGTTACCACATCGGTAACGGCACCTGCCGGACAGCTCCCAACGCTTGGAGATGCAACCGGAAGCTACAGCAGCCAGGAAGAGTTTCGTCTCGGGCGGGCCTGGCTACGGGAATTTCGAGCTCATGTCGGGCAATGGCGCGACCCCATCACACAGGACTACCTCAATACGCTGGTGGCCAGGCTTTTGCCCAATAGCCAGCTGGGCGATATCACCCCTCTTGTCACCCTGGTATCGAGCCGAACCCTCAACGCTTTTGCCGTGCCCGGTGGCGTCATCGGCATTAATACAGGTCTTTTTGCCTACGCACCTGATCAGGATGCCTTTGCCTCGGTCATTGCCCACGAGATGGGGCACCTCTCGCAGCACCATTTTGCCCGCGAGATGGCGCGCAATGAGCGTACCCAGCTGCCGACCATGGCCGCCATGCTGGCGGGCATGGTGCTGGCCGCCGGCGGCGGTGGCAACCTGGGAATAGCCACCATGGCCGGTACCCAGGCCGCCGCCATGCAGAGCCAGCTGAGCTATTCGCGCCGCTATGAACAGGAAGCCGACCGGGTCGGCCTGCAGGCCATGGCGCGCTCCGGGATGGACCCCACGGCGATGCCGCGCATGTTTGCCACCATGCAGCGCCTCTCCAGCATGCAGGGCAACACCCCGCCCGAATTCCTGCTGACACACCCCATGACCGAATCACGACTGAGCGACACCACCAGCCTGGCTCAGCAGTACAGGACCAACAACATCAGCGACCCGGGCCCCGAATATGACCTGATTCGCGCCCGGGCCATGCTGGCGATGAACATGAGCGACCCGGGCTTCGTGCGTACCCGCCTTGAGCAGGACAAGGCACACCCCATCGCTCTGCGCTATCTCGATGCCCTCAACGACAGTATCAACCAGCGCCCCGATCAGGCGCTGGCAACGTTTGATCAGTTGGCCCGCGAGGCCCCCGATATTCTGATGCTGCCGGCAAGCGCCGCTGATGCCGCGCTGGACGCCGGGCGCCGCGAAGATGCCATTCGCCGCTGTGAACGCATTCTGCGCCTGACACCCGACTACTATCCCGCCCGGATCATTCAGGCCGAGGCGCAGCTGGGGATCAATCCCGAAACGGCCTTTCAGAGCCTGCGAGCTCTGGCCGATACCCATGCCGAAGATCCGGATGTCTGGAATCTGCTCAGCGAAGCCGCCGGGCGCAGCAATCGAGAAGACTGGGGGCACCTGGCACTGGCCGAGCAGCTTCAGCTCAAGGGGGATATCGAAGGCGGGCTGGAACAGCTGACGCTGGCCGAAAAGGCGTCACAGCAAAATGGAGATTACGCCCTGACCAGCCGTATTCGGGAACGGCGCAAGGATTTCAAGCAGTACCAGGAGACGCTGGAAAAATTCCGCTAG
- a CDS encoding segregation and condensation protein A has translation MTQSGDLHSPTPEAAPAVMVGGEPLHEMPEDLYIPPEALRVFLETFEGPLDLLLYLIRRQNLDILAVNVAAVTRQYIEYVELMKVSGIDLAAEYLLMAAMLAEIKSRTLLPRPPRASEEDDEEDPTAALVRRLQEYEQIKLAAQAIDELPRQGRDWYQADAGLPVLQPRVQHPDVELSELLGALSALMQRADFKQEHQITREVLSTRERMMAILERINDEQFTAFEALFDPEEGKAGVVVTFMAILELSKERLIEIVQNAPLSPIHVRGRVQQPDSEEDALEQPFEPDDQAGVS, from the coding sequence ATGACCCAGTCCGGTGATCTTCACAGCCCGACCCCCGAGGCTGCCCCTGCCGTCATGGTCGGCGGTGAGCCGCTGCATGAGATGCCGGAGGATCTTTACATTCCGCCGGAGGCGCTGCGTGTCTTTCTGGAAACCTTCGAGGGACCACTGGATCTGCTGCTGTATCTGATCCGGCGTCAGAACCTCGATATTCTGGCCGTCAATGTGGCTGCCGTGACCCGTCAGTACATCGAGTATGTGGAGCTCATGAAGGTTAGCGGGATCGATCTGGCCGCCGAGTATCTCTTGATGGCCGCCATGCTGGCCGAGATCAAGTCGCGCACGCTGCTGCCGCGGCCACCCCGTGCCAGCGAAGAGGATGACGAAGAAGACCCGACCGCTGCGCTGGTGCGGCGTCTTCAGGAATACGAGCAGATCAAGCTGGCCGCCCAGGCCATCGATGAACTGCCGCGTCAGGGGCGTGACTGGTATCAGGCCGATGCCGGACTGCCGGTGTTACAGCCTCGCGTTCAGCATCCCGACGTCGAGCTGTCGGAGCTTCTCGGGGCACTCTCGGCCCTGATGCAGCGCGCCGATTTCAAGCAGGAACATCAGATTACCCGCGAGGTCCTCTCGACCCGCGAGCGGATGATGGCCATTCTTGAGCGCATCAACGACGAGCAGTTCACCGCGTTTGAGGCGCTTTTTGATCCCGAGGAAGGCAAGGCCGGGGTCGTCGTGACCTTTATGGCCATTCTGGAGCTGAGCAAGGAGCGATTGATCGAAATCGTACAGAACGCGCCGCTGTCGCCCATTCACGTGCGTGGTCGGGTGCAGCAGCCCGATAGCGAGGAAGATGCCCTCGAACAGCCCTTTGAGCCGGACGACCAGGCGGGGGTGTCATGA
- the pqqD gene encoding pyrroloquinoline quinone biosynthesis peptide chaperone PqqD codes for MSKRLDDNAVVRLPRGVRMREDAARGGWVLLAPERIFQLDAIAHAIMSHVDGKRCVSEIIDALVIDFDAERDRIRHDVLALFHALIDRGVLEVVP; via the coding sequence TTGAGCAAGCGGCTTGACGATAACGCTGTAGTGCGCCTGCCACGCGGCGTACGTATGCGTGAGGATGCGGCTCGTGGTGGTTGGGTGCTGCTGGCACCAGAGCGAATATTTCAGCTTGATGCGATCGCTCATGCGATCATGTCCCACGTCGATGGCAAGCGTTGCGTGTCGGAGATCATCGACGCGCTGGTGATCGACTTTGACGCCGAGCGGGACCGAATTCGCCATGACGTGCTGGCGCTGTTTCATGCCCTGATCGATCGCGGCGTGCTGGAGGTAGTCCCATGA
- a CDS encoding AI-2E family transporter produces MTFKNLWNHFMERYLSDEEAVTLGALLVLGFAIIIFFGGMLAPFFTALVFAFLLQGVVRWLERLGLSRLPAVCLVLLMFVGAMLFFALIIFPMVWDQFARLVQGLPAVLYRSQELLGDLQARYPSIVTPDQVQHLINTASQEATQLGRRVVSLSLSSLAGMLSVIIYLVLVPILVFFMLKDRERLIGFFLSLLPKKRLLMTRVWCEMDTQIANFIRGKFIEIVIVGVVSFFTFWALGLPYAVLLGIVVGLSVLVPYIGAAAATLPVAASAGLHFGFDAQFMYVLLAYAIIQALDGNVLVTLLFSEVVNLHPVAIILAVLFFGGIWGFWGIFFAIPLATLIKSLMFAWPRGASARRKEGTVATE; encoded by the coding sequence ATGACCTTCAAAAACCTCTGGAACCATTTCATGGAGCGCTACCTCTCGGATGAGGAAGCGGTCACGCTGGGCGCCCTGCTGGTATTGGGCTTTGCTATCATCATTTTTTTTGGCGGCATGCTGGCGCCATTTTTCACCGCGCTTGTTTTTGCCTTTCTACTACAGGGTGTGGTGCGTTGGCTCGAGCGGTTGGGGCTTTCACGGCTGCCGGCCGTATGCCTGGTACTTTTGATGTTTGTCGGGGCGATGCTGTTTTTTGCCCTGATCATTTTTCCGATGGTGTGGGATCAGTTTGCGCGGCTGGTACAGGGCTTGCCGGCGGTGCTGTATCGCAGTCAGGAGCTTCTGGGCGATCTACAGGCGCGCTATCCCAGCATCGTCACACCCGATCAGGTTCAGCACCTGATCAATACGGCCAGCCAGGAGGCCACTCAGCTGGGGCGGCGCGTCGTTAGTCTGTCGCTGAGTTCGCTCGCGGGTATGCTGAGCGTCATCATCTATCTGGTGCTGGTACCGATTCTGGTCTTTTTCATGCTCAAGGACCGCGAGCGACTGATCGGTTTTTTTCTGTCGCTGCTGCCCAAAAAGCGTCTGCTGATGACCCGGGTCTGGTGTGAAATGGATACCCAGATTGCCAATTTCATTCGTGGCAAGTTTATCGAAATCGTGATTGTGGGAGTGGTGTCCTTTTTTACCTTCTGGGCGCTGGGGTTGCCCTACGCGGTGCTGCTGGGCATCGTGGTCGGGCTGTCCGTGCTGGTACCCTATATTGGCGCCGCGGCAGCCACACTGCCGGTTGCTGCCTCGGCCGGACTTCACTTCGGATTCGACGCCCAGTTCATGTATGTCCTGTTGGCCTATGCCATCATTCAGGCGCTTGATGGCAACGTGCTGGTGACCCTCCTGTTTTCAGAAGTGGTCAATCTGCATCCGGTGGCCATCATCCTGGCCGTGCTCTTTTTCGGCGGCATCTGGGGGTTCTGGGGTATCTTTTTCGCCATTCCGCTGGCCACGCTGATCAAATCGCTGATGTTTGCCTGGCCACGTGGCGCCAGTGCGCGGCGCAAGGAAGGGACGGTCGCCACCGAGTGA